One genomic region from Candida albicans SC5314 chromosome 6, complete sequence encodes:
- a CDS encoding proteolipid ATPase (Ortholog(s) have enzyme regulator activity, role in cation transport and plasma membrane localization) — protein MLPPGVILVFCLIFVAFLLVSGVFIQKKLKARKAQQRF, from the coding sequence ATGTTACCACCAGGTGTTATTTTAGtcttttgtttgattttcgTTGCTTTCTTGCTTGTTTCTGGTGTTTTCATCCAAAAGAAACTTAAAGCTAGAAAAGCTCAACAAAGATTTTAA